GCCGCATGCAACGGTTCGGGATCGCCGGACCATGTGTTCCAGTGGAGCAGTGTGTGCTTCGACCGAGGGGGCCTCACTCGAGAGGATCCCGGTCGCACATGCACGTGCAGCACCCCTCGCAGATGGACGAAGACTCCGATCTCGACGAGAAGGGAGACACACGACAGACGACCGCCGATCCGCACGGCCTCAGCCACCTCGGCAGACACCGGTTCGATCGCGTACCGGTCTCTGCGGAGGCGCCGAAGTCGACCACCCTCGACAGCGCGAACGATGTCGCGCGACGTCATTCCCGATGCCACCAGGTCGGCGCGCGAGAAGACGGTCACGGCGTAGAACCGAGCAGTGCGTTGACGGACGGTCATAGGTCGCATCCGGGAAGCTTGACGGACCGGCGCGGCGAGCGGGGCAGACTGCGCGGAATGGGGATGGTTTTCCCCGATGCGGTCCCTGGGGAGGAACAGTCAGGCGCCGATGACACCCACCCCGCCGTTCACAACTCCTCAAGAACATGCAGATTCGGCAGGAAGTGCTGCGAATCCGACCCCTCCGAGCTCGGATCTAGGGAGTTGTGAACACTCGACGGCTCTGCCCGGCCGGCGCGACACCGGCCCGGCCGGCGCGACACCCGGGGGGTCAGCCGGCGGCGGGCGGGGTCTGCTTCGACTCGGCGAGCTCGTCCACGACGAGGCCCCGCTGCTCGATGGTTCCGTTGCGATAGGCCTGCCGCCCGACCATGTGCGCCGAGAGCGGAGCGGTCGCGAACTGCATCAGCACGATCGGCGCGATGAGCACGAGACCGACCAGGATGCCGCCGATCGACCGCTGAGACAGGGCGATGGCGATGCAGATGAGCAGGAGTCCGAGGACCTGTGGCTTGGTGGCCGCGTGCAGACGGGAGGGCACATCCCGGAAGTGCAGCAGTCCGACCGCCGCCGACAGGCACAGCACGGCGCCGAGCAGGATGAGCACCAGGACCGCCACGTCGACGACGGCATCCGGGATCATGAGACCGAACACGTTCATGGTGTCGTGTTGTCCCTTCTCGCGACGAACCGGGCCACCGCGATCGACCCGAACACTCCGATGGCCGCGATGATGAGGAGGACGGGGATGTTCCGGGTGTGACCGTTGATCGCCATCTCCGCACCGATCACGCACATCACCTCGGTGAGGAGCACGTCGGAGGCGACGGCGCGGTCGAGGATCGACGGTCCGCGCACGATACGGATCAGGGCGAGGATCGCGGCGATGCCGAAGACGACCATGATCAGCAGGAGCAGGATGTTCATCGGACACCGCCCTTCGCTCCGAGTCCGGCCCGCTCGTCGGCCTTGAGTGCACGGTACTGCGCGGGGTCGCCGAGCGCACGCACGATCCTGCGCTCCCACCGGAGCACCCCGGCGCGCTGCTTCTCCACGTCGTCGGTCGTCCGGACGCCGATGACGTGCAGGTACAGGATGCGTCGGTCTCGATCAGTCTCGACGACCAGCGAACCGGGGATCAGTGAGGACACCACGGCGACGTGCGTCATCACCAGGTCGTCGGCGTAGCGCAGGGGCACCGCGACGATGGCTGTGCCCGGCTGGCGGCGGAAGTCGAACACCTGCACCGTGACCGAGAGCGCGCCGTTGAGCACGGCGAAGAGGAACTGCACGACGAAGAGCGCCGCGTACCAGAGGTTGACTCGACCGGAGAGGGCGACGGTGGGCAGCCGGAAGACGCGGGTGACGAAGATCGCGACGATCAGTCCGGTGAGGAAGGACAGCACGGTGAACTGCGCCCACAACAGCATCCAGAGCACGACGAGCCACGCCAGGAAGGGCAGCTGCACCCGGATGTCGCGCCAGAGATGACGTCGGGTCTCGCGCACCATCAGCCCACCTCCTCTTCCAGCTGCACCAGGCTCACCGGCTGCAGCAGGGCGGCACCGATACGGTCGCACAGGGCGTAGAGGGGACCGGCGAAGACGGTGAGGGCGAGGGTGACCGCGACCATCCCCCCGGTCGCGACCGTCATGATCTTCGGGATGCGACGCCGCTCCTGCTGCTCGTCGGCGGCCGGGGCGTTGCCGAGGTAGGAGATGCGACCCTCGGTCTCGGTGGAGTCCTCCTCCTCACGCCAGAACGCGAGGTTCCAGGCGCGCATGAGGGCGTACAGCGTGAGGAGCGAGGTGATGATGCCACCGAAGATCAGCACGAGCATGAGCGGGGTGCCGACGGAGGCCGCCGCCTCGAACAGTGCGAACTTGCCGATGAACCCCGAGAACGGTGGCAGGCCACCGAGGTTGATCGCGGGCACGAAGTACAGCACGGCGATCACGGGGGCGACCTTGAGGAGTCCCTTGACCCGCAGGATCGATGTGCTGCCCGCTCGACGTTCCACGAGGCCGACCGCGAGGAACAGGGTCGTCTGCACGACGATGTGGTGGACGATGTAGTACACCGTCGCACCGATCGCGGCCGGCGTCGCGATCGCGAGACCGAAGATCATGTAGCCGACATGGCTGACCA
Above is a window of Microbacterium aurugineum DNA encoding:
- the mnhG gene encoding monovalent cation/H(+) antiporter subunit G → MNVFGLMIPDAVVDVAVLVLILLGAVLCLSAAVGLLHFRDVPSRLHAATKPQVLGLLLICIAIALSQRSIGGILVGLVLIAPIVLMQFATAPLSAHMVGRQAYRNGTIEQRGLVVDELAESKQTPPAAG
- a CDS encoding Na+/H+ antiporter subunit E codes for the protein MVRETRRHLWRDIRVQLPFLAWLVVLWMLLWAQFTVLSFLTGLIVAIFVTRVFRLPTVALSGRVNLWYAALFVVQFLFAVLNGALSVTVQVFDFRRQPGTAIVAVPLRYADDLVMTHVAVVSSLIPGSLVVETDRDRRILYLHVIGVRTTDDVEKQRAGVLRWERRIVRALGDPAQYRALKADERAGLGAKGGVR
- a CDS encoding monovalent cation/H+ antiporter complex subunit F, which translates into the protein MNILLLLIMVVFGIAAILALIRIVRGPSILDRAVASDVLLTEVMCVIGAEMAINGHTRNIPVLLIIAAIGVFGSIAVARFVARRDNTTP